In Hyphomicrobiales bacterium, the sequence GCGCAATCATTGCCTCGCTGCGAGGCACCAAATTTGGCCTCCAGAGGTTTTTGTCTTTCGCGTACACAAGTATATAATCATGATCTACACTGAAATGCTGAGCCGTATTTTTTGGGCTATCCGCCTTATGCCAAATTACATTAGCAACGAAATTCTCTTCACCAAAAATTTCGTCGCAAATCGAGCGCGCGCGATGAATCTCGTTATCGTCCAAGGTCATCCAAAAGCTGCCGCCTTCCGCCAGAAGCTCGTGTAGCAATCGAAGACGCGGCCACATCATGGCACACCATTTGTCGTGGCGTAGGCCGTCCTCAATGCCGATCGGATTAGCCGCGAGCCATTCCTTGATCAGCGGCGAATTGACGTTGTCGTTATAGCTCCAGCCTTCATTGCCGGTGTTGTAGGGCGGATCGATGAAGATGCAGTCGACCTTGCCGGCATAGAGCGGCATTAGGGCCTTTAGCCCGAGCAGATTATCGCCATGGATGATTAGATTTCCGTCGAGCGCGACCGAGCCAATGCCCTTATCGGGTTGCGGAACAAGCGGCCGAAAGGGCACGGCAAGGTGGTGGTTATAGACGAATTCCTTGCCCTTGAACGACAGTTCGGTCACGCCCCGGCACTCCGCAAATCAGCCCCGGCCAGACATAGCATCGAACGGCAGCGCTGGCACAAGCGGTGGTTGACCGCCTCGGTGCCGGCTTGCACATTGGCTTTGCGGAGCGGGACGACATGGCAGCGAAACCTCATCGGCTGACATTGGCGCGAAAGGACTGGCTCGACGCCATCGCCTTCGGCGCCACGCATTTCAAAGCCTATCCGCACCAACTCGTGACGCTGGAGAGCGAAGGACGCAACCTGCTCTTCGTCACGCGCAATGGCGAGTTCCCGATCGCCGCCGCCGGCACCTGGCCGACACCGGTCAAGCTCCGCGCCACCGACCTGCGCAGCCGGCCTTGGGATTTCCTGCCGGACGCCCCGCTGACGCTGACATTCGATGGCGCGCGCATCACGATCGGAACCGTCGATCGAACCATCGCGGTGCCGGCCAAGCCGGGCTGAATGACCGGGCGATCTGCGCCAGCGCAGCCCTTCAGGAAGCACGACGCCGCAAGATAGCCGCCGCGGCCGTCATGATCTGATCTTCCGACATGCAGCCGGGATTGCGAGCCCCACCGGGACGCAGCCCGGCGAAGATTTCGGCCTGACGACGGCCGGGCACTTCGCCGTAATGCGTGAAGGTGGTATCGAGCTTCTCGTGCCCCAAGTTCTGGCTCCAGGCCTTGTGCTCCTCCAACGTGGCGCAGACTTCGTGCTGGTATGCGGCCAGCGTCTTCCGCAGCGAATGCGGATTGAAATGGGGCAAGCCGGCGGCGCCGAAGGCTTGGCGGAAGATGCGCCGGATCGGCTCGGCCGATGCCCAGCCATGGCGGCTCAGTCCGGCGGGACTAAATCCGCCATCGGGCCCGATGCCCATCTCGGTCGCCGGAAACAGCGGATCGTCCGGCCCGAACAAGAGCACCGTCTTCAGAAAAGCGACCCAGTCGGAAATGATGGCTTCGAGGTCGCCCCCGACCGGGAAGAACCACGTCGTATAGGTCTTGCTGAATTTGGTCCGGACGCCATCGCGCGGCTCATGCGCGATCGTTCGCGCTCCCAGGTCGACATGCTTCAGGCGGAAGCTCGCAATCGCGTTGTCACGCGCGCCGCTCACCAGGGCGAAGGCGATCACCGCGCGGTCACGCTTCTGAGTGTCCGTCTCTGCCCGCATTCCCCGCACCACGCGCAGAACCATCGCGACGCTCGGTGCAGGCCGATCGCGCTTGGCTGTGGCGATCCGCGCATCCTTGGTTGACGGATTGAAATACTCGACATCGCCATAACTCAGGCGGCGATATCCCTGTCGGCCGACAAGCCAGTGAAAGAACGCCTTCACGGCCATCAGCCGGGCATGGATCGTCGCTGTGGCCAGCGGTGCCTTAGTTTCGGGGTGGCGTAGCTCGGAAAGCTGGCGCTTGAAGGCCCGAGCCTGCTCGATATGGAACAGGGCGAAGTCCTTGTGCCCGGTCGAGACCTCGAAGGCGGCGATAGCGGCCATCGCCTGATCCTGCGTCGGCTTCGAGCGGCCCTGCGCTTCGGACAGGTAGATTAGGTAATCGCGCTTGATGCGCTCGTTTTTTGGGTTGCGCTTTCGCATCATTGTTCCTTTCGGCGGGAATGCGACATTTGGACAGGGCACGCTTCACTCACCTATGCGTGCGGGTGCCTGCCTGATCGCCACATCCAGAGCAGTGCGAAGGTCATCCAATTTCGTCAGGGACACCCGTTTGTGCATTGGCCCCAGGCACTCGCAGCACAGCGCGTGGAGGTTGCCAGTGGAGCCCGAGCCGACATGCAGGTCCGCCATTCCGCCGGCCGGCTCGCGAGGCTTGCGGCAATGGAAGCAGTAGCATTCGGACAGCCGACATTTCTGTCCCACAGCCTTCCGCGCGGCATGGAAGGCGATCAGGTCGGCGCCATGGACCAGATACGGCTTTTTCTCCGCCATGACCGGAAGCCCAGCCTTGATCCATCGTTCCACCGTGGTCCGGCACTTGCGCAGGGCGAAGGCGATTTCGGCAATGCTGTAGGATTGGTGCTTGCTGACGCCGCGCAGCACCGCGCCGCGACGAGACATGGATCAGCGCTCGTCCGGGTGCGTCGCAACGGCGGCGAGACTGTCGATGTAGCGCTGTAACTCGCTGGCACGGATGAAGGTGCGGCGGCCGTTGCGGATGACGGCAAGCCTGCCGGCAGTCACCTCGGCATAGCCCTTGGTGCGGCGCATGCCGGCCATGGCAAAGGCGTCGACGACGGGGATCAGACGATCGATATCGGACATGGCGGTTTTCCATTCGTGTCCGCATGAGCATCGGCGGACGGGAATGGACAGATGCGACGGGCAGGCTCGAAGCTGAACCGATTGGCGACAATCCACGCCGTTTGACGCCAAATGACGCGATTTGACGACGATTTAGGAGTGTGGCCGCAATGCGCGCAGGATCGTGCTGTCCGAGAATGTGCGACCAAGGCTATGGGCTCGCGCCCAATCGTTGATTTTCTCATTCCGAATCTTGTTCGTCATACCGGTAGGAACGCCGTCCGGCCAAAGTTGTCGGACAGCCCGGCGCACCGCCCGTTCGCCGTCGGTTCCGCCCCCATCGTCAACCGCAACTGCAGCGGCGTCGCTCACCGACTTGTTTGGCAGCAGCGATGCAATGTCGGTCGAGTTTACAGTCACGTTTTCGAACGTCGTTTCATGCGGCCAGCCCGGCTCTGATCGGCCCAGTTCTAGGGCGCTACGCGACAGGTCGAACCAAGCCCCCTTCTCACCCATGATGTAGGCTAGCGGCGTAGCGTTGCCATCGATATCAAAAATGATCGGCAGGGCACGAAACCATCGCGCCTCCAATTGCTGAGGCGCTCGACCCGTTCTTGATCCGAAAGCATCGAGCGAACCAACCGCGATTCTATCTAGCAAGCCGGCGGCAGTCCTCTTCAGCGCATCCACCAAAGCCCTTTCATGGCAATCGGCCGGCGGCTCTTTTCCGCCCCATGCGAGCCATGCCGCTGCGGCTGGTATTGCTAATGGACCAGGAGCGGCTGCCATTCGCTCGGTTGCATCAGCAATCAACTCCCGCACGATGTCGGATGCCCAGGGCGTAGCCATAGGCGCATAATCTCGGTGCAGGCGCGCGATAGCGGGATACTCGTTCGCCAACCACCTGTGGAAGCCGAGCCGCTCGACGGTGACGCTTTCCCAGTGTTGTCGGCGATGGGCGCCTTCCGCGATGTCGCCAATTGTCGGATTATGGACCGGGACAGGTCCGAAAACTCTCATGTCGACAAAATAGCTCGACGGGATGTCCCGGATGTCCGTGGCGACGCCGCCGCAGGGAACGCCACGAAACCTGACGCGCTCCTCAAGCCCGGCGCGCGTGAGCGCCATGTTGAACCGATCTATGGCAGGATCGTCGTAGTTGCTCGTGCCCGGCGGTTGGTGCGCCAGCAATGCCCCCTTCCGTCGCCACTGGCCATCTTCGCCGCTTGGCACCACGAATTCGCTCAAAGCCATGTTTGAGGGATGAAACGCCCATCCGTCTTGCACAAAGCTAAGAACGACTTCCAGCGGCAGCCATGGCGCAAGCGGCAAGGAGGCCAATCGGTCGCCGGCCTCCACCTGCAGCTTCTCTTGCGAAGCTTCGCCGGAATTGGATGGCCACTCCCTTACTATATCTGCTCGGCCGACGGTCACATCGTCCCATCTCGGCCCATAGTAGCCCTCCCGAAGATACTCCGGAGCTTCGCGACGATCTTGGAAGGGCAGAAGATCTTGCCAGAGAAAGGCTGAAATCGGCTTACGCGCGCCATCTTGGCGACCAGACGCCATCAGCCGCTGCTCTTGAAGTGCGCGCCATAGTGCGTTTTTAGCGTCCAACGCCGTAACCCCAGCGGCGGGCTGGATCGATTCCGCGGCGTCGAAGCTGTCACCCAATAGCAAGCGGTCGATGGTAGCGGGCCCGAGAGCTCTAATCTGCCAGCTCGCGGCGATGACGTATCCATTCAGGAAGCCATCTTTTGGTAGGCCAACGTTCGATTGGCAGTACCAATATTCTTCACCGGCACGGTAGTCCGACATTTGCCGAGCGACCTGTTTCCAATCACGCGATTTCACCCAAGCTATTGCCATCGGCAGAGACCAATAGGGTTCGGCGCGAGGGTCGAATTTTGCGATATCGGGCTTGCCTGCAAGCGGTGCGCAATTGAGGCCAATGGCCAATTCCTCGGCTGCCTCTGCGTCAAGCAAACCTAGCGAGGCTGCGTGCAGCAGCGCATTTTTGATCGCTCCGAGCCTATCGGAAAAACCTTCGGTCCGATCAGAAGCAATATCTGCTCGCCATTTCTCAAACAGTTCACTGCTATCGGCGATCGCTTCCGCGATCTTGTCGATCGCCTGCGCCGTGTCCGATTTTATATCAGCCAAGGGCCTACTCCCGGCTTTCATCCCAGCCAAGAGCGTAATCTACATTCAAGTGCCGTCGTAGGTAGCCGCGCCGCGACGGTTCTCCACCGCCGGCCTCACTGCGCCTTCACTTCGAACGCGAGCACCTTGGCACCGTCGCGCCACGCATCGAGTTGATCGGCCCACCACTGCGCCATCGTCACCCGCTCCTGCCAATGCTCACCGCGCGCATAAGCTCGGCGGATTGCATCCGGGTCCTGATGCGCCAAGGCACGTTCGATCGAGTCGGCGGAGAACTTGCCGCTTTCATTCAGGAGGGTTGACGCGGCGGCACGGAAGCCATGCGACGACATTTCGTCTTGTGCAAAGCCCATGCGGCGCAGCGCTCCGTTCAGCGTGTTCTCCGAGATTGGCCGTTGCTCAATCTTCCGGCCTTCTCCGCCACTGACACCATAACCGGGCAGGACAAGCCGACCGCCGCCGGTGATCGCGTGGAGTTCTTTCAGGATTGTCAGGACCTGATCCGGCAATGGTACGCGATGCTCGCGACGCATTTTTGCGCGGACGGCGGGGATCGTCCAAACCGCCTTGGCGAGGTCGAATTCCCGCCATTCCGCCATGCGCAGTTCGCCGGGACGGGGAAAGAGATAGGCCATCAGCTTCAGAGCCGCATTCGTCGAAGGCTGGCCTTGGAAGCCATCGATTGCCCGCATCAGGCCGCCAAGCTGAATCGGATCGGTAATGGCCGCACGGTGCTTCACCACGGGAGCCGACAGCGCCCCACGAAGGGCAAAAGTCGGATCGTTCTCGGCGCGCGCCGTCGCAATGGCATAACGGAACACTTCCCCGATCACCGCGCGCAACCGCTTGGCAGTTTCAAGCCGCCCCTTACCTTCCACCTTACGCAAGGCAGACAGAACTTCTGCCGCAGTGACTTCTGAAACCGGGCGGTCGCCGATCGCTGCATTCGCCAGCCCATACAGCCATTCGAGCTTGGCGAGCGTGTTAGCGGCTTTGCCCTCTCGGCGCTTCTTGTCCAAAAGCTCGGCGGCGACCTTTGCGAAGGTCTGGCCCTGCACCTCCAGTGCCAGCGCCTTTTCGGCCTGTTTCTGGATTGAAGGGTCCCGGCCGGCAACCAAGAGCGCTTTGGCTTGCTCGCGCTTGGCGCGCGCCTCCGCGAGACCGATCGCGGGATACGGGCCGAGAGCGAGCTTCTTTTGCTTGCCCGCAAAGCGATAGGCGAGCCGCCAGAGCTTGGCTCCGTTTGGCATCAGCCAGAGTTGAAGGCCGCCGCCATCAGACAGCTTTTTTACTGAAGCGGTGGGCTTCGCGGCGCGGATTGCGACATCGGACAGCGGCATCTGTTGGCCTCGCCCTTGTTGGCCTTGTTGGCTAGGCCAACAGAAAGGCCAACAATCGATACGGCTGTCAATGAACGCCCCTGAACACCAACGGCATCCAACCCGATCAAACCCAACAAAAAACCGCCCTTTCGGGGCGGCTGCGAACGTCTCTGAATGAAGGAGTGGTGCCGCAAGAGGGATTCGAACCCCCGACCCCCTCATTACGAATGAGGTGCTCTACCAGCTGAGCTATTGCGGCAACGGGTGGCGCTGTACCAGCAGGCGCCGAGCTTGGCAAGCCGCAACCGCACCGGTTTCACAGGCTTCGCCGGTTTCAATCCTTACGCAGCTTCTCCGTCTCCGGCTTCTCCTGGCCGAGCGCGACGATGCCGCGGCGGATGGCACGGGTGCGGGTGAAGTGCTTGTGCAGCGTCTCGCCGTCGCCATAGCGGATGGCGCGGGTGAGGAGCGCGAGATCCTCGTTGAAGCGGCCCAGCATCTCCAGAACTGCTTCCTTGTTGTGCAGGAAGACGTCGCGCCACATCGTCGGATCGGAGGCGGCGATACGGGTGAAATCGCGGAAGCCGCCGGCCGAGAACTTGATCACCTCGGACTGCGTCACCGCCTCCAGATCCTCGGCCGTGCCGACGATGTTGTAGGCGATGAGGTGCGGCAGATGGCTGGTGACGGCGAGCACTAGGTCATGATGCTGGGCGCTCATCACCTCGACCAGCGCACCCATCCCCTCCCAGAACTGGCGCGTCCTGGCCGCCGCTCCGGGGTCCGTGCCCTCCGGCGGCGTCAGGATGCACCAGCGGTTGAGGAAAAGGCTCGGAAAGCCGGCATCGGGGCCGGAATTCTCGGTTCCCGCCACCGGATGCGCCGGCACGAAGGCGACGCCCTCCGGCAGATGCGGCGCAACCGCGTCCACGACCGAGCCCTTGACCGAGCCGACATCGGAGAGGATGGCGCCCGGCTTCAGCTCGGACGCGATCTCGGCCGCGACGGACCCGCAGACGCCGACCGGAACGCAGAGGATGATGTGGTCGGCGTCACGCGCCGCCTCCGCCGCCGTATCGGCGACGGCATGGCCGAGACCAAGCTCACGCGCCCGCTGGCGGACCTCCTCGTCACGGTCGGCCAGCACGATCGTCCCGGCGAGGTTCAGCTCCTTCGCCGCACGCGCGATCGAGGAGCCGATCAGCCCGATGCCGATGATGGCAAGGCGCGCGAAAACCGGCTCGGAGCGGCGTGGCGCGAAGCTTTCCGCCATCTGGGTCACGCCTTGAGGAATTCGGCGAGAGCCGCGACGACGAGGCGGTTCGCCTCCTCGGAGCCGATCGTCATGCGCAGCGCATCCGGCAGGCCATAGCCGCCGACCGCACGCAGGATCAGACCGCGCTGGGTCAGGAAGGCGTCGGCCTCCTTCGCGGTCTTGCCGGGCGTCTCGGTGAAATGGATCAGCACGAAATTGCCGACCGAGGGCGTGACGGTCAGGCCGAGCTTCTCCAGCTCGGCCGTCGTCCAGGCGAGCCATTTCTCGTTGTGCTCGAGGGCTGCGGCGACATGGGCCTCGTCGGCGACGGCGGCGGCGCCGGCTTCGATTGCGGCTCCGTTAACGTTGAAGGGGCCGCGAATGCGTTCGAGCGCATCGATGATATGGGCCGGCGCATAGATCCAGCCGATGCGCAGATTGGCGAGGCCGTAGATCTTCGAGAAGGTCCGCGTCATCACGACATTCTCACTCTCGGCGACGAGTTCGATGCCGGAGGCGTAATCGTTGCGGCGGACATATTCGGCATAGGCCGCGTCGAGCACGAGCAGGACATGGGGCGGCAAGCCGGCCTGCAGGCGCTTGACCTCGTCGAAGGGCAGATAGGTGCCGGTCGGGTTGTTGGGATTGGCGAGGAAGACGATCTTCGTCTTCGGCGTCACCGCGGCGAGGATGCCGTCGACATCGGCCGTGTAGTTCTTCTCGGGCACGACGACCGGCTTGCCGCCCATGGCGAGGATGGCGATGCGGTAAACCAGGAAGCCGTACTGGCTGTAGATGCCCTCGTCGCCCGCGCCGAGATAGGCCTTGGTGACGAGTTCGAGCAGTTCATCCGAGCCGTTGCCGCAGATAATACGCGCCGGATCGAGGCCGTAGCGGCCGGCGATCGCCTGCTTGAGCTTGGTCGACGTTCCGTCGGGGTAGAGTTCCAGCTTGGCGGCGAGGCCTTCGAAGGCCGCGATCGCCTTCGGACTCGGGCCGAGAGGAGTTTCGTTAGAGGAGAGCTTGTACAGCTTCACGCCGGCGGGCGCGGCGGATTTGCCGGGAACGTAAGCCTCGATGTCGAGGACGCCGGGACGGGGGGTGGGGCGGGTCGCCATGGTGATTGACCTTGCAGCGGGAAACAGAGCGAGCCCGCTCAGCGGGCGGATTTGACGGCGAAGCGGGCGGCGTGGCTGCCGACTTCGGAAAAGTCGCTGAGGCCGGCGGGCGCAAGCGCATCACGGATCACGGCCTGATCGACCTCGCCGGAGGCGGCGACCAGCAGCGACAGATGCGAGCCATCGGCGGCCGAGGCTGAGACTTCGGCGAGATGCTCGGCGAGGCCATGGCGCAAATTCTCGGACCAACGCTCGACGCGGGCGGCATAAAGCACGATCTCGCGCACGGCGGCGTCCGTCAGCGGCTTGGCGATGCAATAGACCGGCGTGCCGGCGGGATGGTCCGGGCGCTCGATGAAGGGCAGGCGCGCGATGATCTTCGGCTTGTCCTGGCCGATCAGGTCGCGCCACCAGATGCCGGCGCTGGCGCCCTGATCCATGCGGAAGATGCCGAGATCGCCGGCGGATTCCGCCACAGCGCGGATGACGGCGCGGGCATCCTCATGCGGGACGAAGGGCACGGTGAAGCCGAAATGGAAGCGGGCGGAATCGCGCATCGCCGGATCGCCGCCGGAAACATCCGCATGAACGGAATAATTCGCCTGCACATAGGTGAAGGTAGCGATGATGATGCGCCAGATGCTCTCAACCGTGTCGAGCGGCAGCAGCCCCTTATGGCGCAGCGCAAGCCGCTTCATCATGTCGGCCTCGCGGCCGGGGCGGAAGGCGGAGCCGGAGGCCTGCGTCTTCTTGACCGAGATCAGCGTCTCGATGATCTGCGAACGCTCCATCAGCAGCGCGTGCATCTCACTGTCGATGCGATCGATCCCGGCGCGCAGGTCGGCGAGGGTCGTAGGGGCAGCTTCGGTCATGGCAACGCGCTTTCCGGCAAGGCCACGCTCCTTAGCGCTCCCGTCGCCCCTTGGCAAAGCCGGCTGCGCAGTCCCGCGTTGACAGCGCAGCGTTCACACGGCATCGCTAGAGTTCGATTTTCCGAACGCCTGGACCGGCAAGACAAATCTCACTGTCGAAGCGGACGATATGAGCGATTTCTCCCCCAGCCTGGCCGATCCGCAAAAGGAGGCAAACGAGCCTTCCAGTTCGGTCGCGCGCTTCGGGCCCGACACGCCGCTGCTGATGGATTGCGGCGTGGTGCTCGACCACTGGCAGATCGCCTATCAAACCTATGGCGATTTGAATGCCGCCCGGTCGAACGCGATCCTGGTCTGCCACGCCCTGACCGGCGACCAGTATGTGGCGAGCCGCAACCCGATCACCGGCAAGGGCGGCTGGTGGACCTCGATGATCGGGCCGGGTAAGCCGATCGATACCGACCGCTTCTTCGTGATCTGCGCGAATGTGATCGGTGGCTGCACCGGCACGACCGGCCCTGCCTCGACCAATCCGGCCACGGGCAAGCCCTGGGGGCTGTCCTTCCCGGTCGTCACCATCCGCGACATGGTGCGGGCGCAGGCCGCACTGATCGACTCGCTCGGCATCGAGACGCTGTTCTGCGTCGCGGGCGGATCGATGGGCGGCATGCAGGTGCTGCAATGGGCGGCGAGCTACCCCGCCCGCGTGTTCTCGGCGCTGCCGCTGGCGACCGGCGCCAAGCATTCAGCCCAGAACATCGCCTTCCACGAGGTCGGCAGGCAGGCGGTGATGGCCGATCCCGACTGGCGGCAGGGACGCTATCTCGAAGAGGGCACGCGGCCGGCCAAGGGACTATCGGTGGCGCGGATGGGCGCGCATATCACCTATCTCTCGGAGCAGGCGCTGCATCGCAAATTTGGCCGCAAGCTGCAGGACCGCGAGGCGCCGACCTTCTCCTTCGACGCGGATTTCCAAGTGGAGAGCTACCTCCGCCATCAGGGTTTGAGCTTCGTCGAACGCTTCGACGCCAATTCCTATCTCTATGTCACGCGCGCGATGGATTATTTCGACCTCGCCGACGACCATGACGGCGTGCTGGCGCGCGCCTTCGCCGGCACCAAGACGCGCTTCTGCGTCGCCTCCTTCACCTCCGACTGGCTGTTCCCGACCGCCGATTCCCGCGCGATCGTGCATGCGCTCAATGCGGCGGGCGCCTCGGTCTCCTTCGTCGAGCTCGAAAGCGACAAGGGGCACGATGCCTTCCTGCTGGAAGAGCCCAATCTCTTCGCCACGACACGCGGCTTCATCGGCGCTGCGGCACGGGCACGCGGACTTTGAGCATGGCCTTCAGCGACACCCAGACCAACCGCATCGACCTGAGGCTCGTCGCCGAGATGGTGCAGCCCGGGACGCGCGTGCTCGATGTCGGCTGCGGCGACGGGGCGCTGCTGGCGCTGCTGGCCGAAACCCGCAATGTCGACGGGCGCGGGATCGAGCTTTCGCGCGAGGGCGTGGCCGATTGCGTAACGCGCGGGCTGTCGGTGATCCAGGGCGATGCCGACACCGACCTCGCCGACTATCCCGACGACTCGTTCGACTATGTCATCCTCTCCCAGACGATCCAGGCGACGCGGAATCCGCGGCTCGTGCTGGAGCAGATGCTGCGCATCGGCCGGCACGCCATCGTCTCCTTCCCAAATTTCGGGCATTGGCGGATGCGTTCGCAGGTGTTCTTCCAGGGGCGGATGCCGGTGACGGATTCGCTGCCCTATGCGTGGTGGGACACGCCCAACATCCATTTTTGCACGATCCGCGACTTCGTCACGCTCTGCGATCAGGTCGGCGCCCGCAAGGAGCGCGCGGTTGCGCTCGACGCCGCCGGCGGCAAGGTCGGCGTCAATGCGCCGTGGTGGTTCTGGAACCTGTTCGGCGCGCAGGCGGTGTTTTTGTTGAAGCGGGGGTAAATCCTTCTCCCCTCGGGGGAGAAGGTGGCATGACGAAGCCATGACGGATGAGGGCAGCGCGCCGGCCAAAAGAAAAGGGCCGCTTGCGCGACCCTTCCCTCATCCGTCTGCTTCGCAGACACCTTCTCCCCCGAGGGGAGAAGGGTAGCCGCGTCAGTTCAGCGCGACCCCGGCCGGCCGCTTCTCCTTCACGGCCGCGACCTCGCCCAGCATCAGCGAGCCCGGCCCGACGGTGATCGGCACCGTCTCGCCGTCGACGATCTCGCCGGCAAGGATCGCTTCCGCCAGCGGGTCCTGCACCGACTTCTGGATCACGCGCTTGAGCGGGCGCGCGCCATAAGCCGGATCGTAACCCTTGTCCGCCAGCCACTCGCGCGCCTCCTTCGAGAGCTCGAGCGTGATCTTGCGGTCGGTCAGCAGCTTCTGGAGCCGAGCCATCTGGATATCGACGATCGCGTCCATGTCCTTCCGCCGCAGGCGATGGAACAGGATGATGTCGTCGATCCGGTTCAGGAACTCAGGCCGGAAGGCGTGGCGGACCACGCCCATGACCTCGTCGCGAACCGCGTCGCTGTCCTGCCCTTCCGGCTGGTTCACCAGGAACTCCGAACCGAGGTTCGAGGTCATGATGATCAGCACGTTGCGGAAATCGACGGTGCGGCCCTGGCCATCCGTCAGGCGGCCGTCGTCGAGCACCTGCAACAGGACGTTGAACACGTCGGGATGGGCCTTCTCGACCTCGTCGAAGAGCACGACCTGATAGGGCCGGCGCCGAACCGCTTCCGTCAGCGCCCCGCCCTCCTCATAGCCGACATAGCCGGGAGGCGCGCCGATCAGCCGGGCGACCGAGTGCTTCTCCATGTACTCGGACATGTCGATGCGCACGAGTGCGGTGTCGTCGTCGAACAGGAACGAGGCCAGCGCCTTGGTCAGCTCCGTCTTGCCGACGCCGGTGGGGCCGAGGAACATGAAGGAGCCGATCGGGCGGTTCGGATCCTGCAAGCCGGCGCGCGCACGACGAACCGCGGTCGAGACCGCTTCCACCGCTTCGCGCTGCCCGACCACGCGGGAGCCGAGAACCTCCTCCATGCGGAGCAGCTTCTCCTTCTCGCCTTCGAGCATCTTGTCGACCGGCACGCCGGTCCAGCGCGAGACGACGGCGGCCACGTGATCGGGCGTCACCGCCTCCTCGACCATGCCGGCGCTCTCGCCCTTCTCCTCGATCTCGGCCAGGCGCTTTTCGAGCTGCGGGATCTCGCCATAGGCGAGCTCGCCCGCCCGCTGGTACTCGCCCTTGCGCTGCGCCTGGGCGAGCTCGTTGCGAGCATTGTCGAGCTTGGTCTTGATCTCCGCCGCCTGGCCGAGCTTGTCCTTCTCGGCCTTCCACTTGGTCGTGATCATGTCGGAGCGCGTCTCGAGATCGGCCAGTTCTGATTCGAGCCGTTTCAGCCGCTCCTTCGAGCCGGCGTCGCTTTCCTTCTTGAGCGCCTCCTGCTCGATCTTGAGCCGGACGATCTCGCGGTCGATCGAATCCAGCTCCTCGGGCTTGGAGTCGACCTGCATGCGCAGCCGCGCCGAAGCCTCGTCGACGAGGTCGATCGCCTTGTCGGGCAGGAAGCGGTCGGTGATGTAGCGGTTCGACAGGGTTGCAGCCGAGACCAGCGCCGAATCCGTGATGCGGACGCGGTGATGCTGCTCGTATTTCTCCTTCAAGCCGCGCAGGATCGAGATCGTGTCCTCGACCGTCGGCTCCTCGACGAAGACGGGCTGAAAGCGCCGCGCCAAAGCCGC encodes:
- a CDS encoding Integrase; translation: MPLSDVAIRAAKPTASVKKLSDGGGLQLWLMPNGAKLWRLAYRFAGKQKKLALGPYPAIGLAEARAKREQAKALLVAGRDPSIQKQAEKALALEVQGQTFAKVAAELLDKKRREGKAANTLAKLEWLYGLANAAIGDRPVSEVTAAEVLSALRKVEGKGRLETAKRLRAVIGEVFRYAIATARAENDPTFALRGALSAPVVKHRAAITDPIQLGGLMRAIDGFQGQPSTNAALKLMAYLFPRPGELRMAEWREFDLAKAVWTIPAVRAKMRREHRVPLPDQVLTILKELHAITGGGRLVLPGYGVSGGEGRKIEQRPISENTLNGALRRMGFAQDEMSSHGFRAAASTLLNESGKFSADSIERALAHQDPDAIRRAYARGEHWQERVTMAQWWADQLDAWRDGAKVLAFEVKAQ
- a CDS encoding conserved hypothetical protein (Evidence 4 : Unknown function but conserved in other organisms); the encoded protein is MKAGSRPLADIKSDTAQAIDKIAEAIADSSELFEKWRADIASDRTEGFSDRLGAIKNALLHAASLGLLDAEAAEELAIGLNCAPLAGKPDIAKFDPRAEPYWSLPMAIAWVKSRDWKQVARQMSDYRAGEEYWYCQSNVGLPKDGFLNGYVIAASWQIRALGPATIDRLLLGDSFDAAESIQPAAGVTALDAKNALWRALQEQRLMASGRQDGARKPISAFLWQDLLPFQDRREAPEYLREGYYGPRWDDVTVGRADIVREWPSNSGEASQEKLQVEAGDRLASLPLAPWLPLEVVLSFVQDGWAFHPSNMALSEFVVPSGEDGQWRRKGALLAHQPPGTSNYDDPAIDRFNMALTRAGLEERVRFRGVPCGGVATDIRDIPSSYFVDMRVFGPVPVHNPTIGDIAEGAHRRQHWESVTVERLGFHRWLANEYPAIARLHRDYAPMATPWASDIVRELIADATERMAAAPGPLAIPAAAAWLAWGGKEPPADCHERALVDALKRTAAGLLDRIAVGSLDAFGSRTGRAPQQLEARWFRALPIIFDIDGNATPLAYIMGEKGAWFDLSRSALELGRSEPGWPHETTFENVTVNSTDIASLLPNKSVSDAAAVAVDDGGGTDGERAVRRAVRQLWPDGVPTGMTNKIRNEKINDWARAHSLGRTFSDSTILRALRPHS
- a CDS encoding hypothetical protein (Evidence 5 : Unknown function); the encoded protein is MAAKPHRLTLARKDWLDAIAFGATHFKAYPHQLVTLESEGRNLLFVTRNGEFPIAAAGTWPTPVKLRATDLRSRPWDFLPDAPLTLTFDGARITIGTVDRTIAVPAKPG
- a CDS encoding hypothetical protein (Evidence 5 : Unknown function), giving the protein MRHHSFIQRRSQPPRKGGFLLGLIGLDAVGVQGRSLTAVSIVGLSVGLANKANKGEANRCRCPMSQSAPRSPPLQ
- a CDS encoding Tyrosine-type recombinase/integrase, which encodes MRKRNPKNERIKRDYLIYLSEAQGRSKPTQDQAMAAIAAFEVSTGHKDFALFHIEQARAFKRQLSELRHPETKAPLATATIHARLMAVKAFFHWLVGRQGYRRLSYGDVEYFNPSTKDARIATAKRDRPAPSVAMVLRVVRGMRAETDTQKRDRAVIAFALVSGARDNAIASFRLKHVDLGARTIAHEPRDGVRTKFSKTYTTWFFPVGGDLEAIISDWVAFLKTVLLFGPDDPLFPATEMGIGPDGGFSPAGLSRHGWASAEPIRRIFRQAFGAAGLPHFNPHSLRKTLAAYQHEVCATLEEHKAWSQNLGHEKLDTTFTHYGEVPGRRQAEIFAGLRPGGARNPGCMSEDQIMTAAAAILRRRAS
- a CDS encoding conserved hypothetical protein (Evidence 4 : Unknown function but conserved in other organisms), whose amino-acid sequence is MSDIDRLIPVVDAFAMAGMRRTKGYAEVTAGRLAVIRNGRRTFIRASELQRYIDSLAAVATHPDER
- a CDS encoding conserved hypothetical protein (Evidence 4 : Unknown function but conserved in other organisms), with product MSRRGAVLRGVSKHQSYSIAEIAFALRKCRTTVERWIKAGLPVMAEKKPYLVHGADLIAFHAARKAVGQKCRLSECYCFHCRKPREPAGGMADLHVGSGSTGNLHALCCECLGPMHKRVSLTKLDDLRTALDVAIRQAPARIGE